A region of Haliotis asinina isolate JCU_RB_2024 chromosome 7, JCU_Hal_asi_v2, whole genome shotgun sequence DNA encodes the following proteins:
- the LOC137291499 gene encoding cytochrome P450 10-like produces MSGLTHGRYMLRFLKESSAAKRVVSTSARAEQSATVLNVDGLSLEQQCPLRRTMDSLESLMKPPETNDAVQPQRQESEPQPFEAIPGPKGLPFFGTIFDYFKKDGLRFDKMFEAYRQRSLEFGPIYKEKFGPITNVVISDPEVYQKVIRSEGKTPIRREMEPMAFYRTKKGIGLGLVNSQGEEWHRYRKVVSKKMLKLKEVTDFCKPMNDVGDDFVARLREASDTTSKEVPELEKELFKWAMESIGTFLFEERIGCLNGQPHPEAKSFIDNLQGLFKLMQPLMYNLPLYKAFPTKLWKQYESYSDNVLECGRYFVDKKMKALQSSMAEENGQEKGAFLTYLLSQQSLSPEEAAETAVDLMMGAVETTSNATVWCLYSLAKNPEVQQKLYSEINNVLPHNAEITPKMLTQLPYVKAVLKETFRLYPITFATSRILPDKMEVGGFEIPAGTHVQANLFGMFRNPELYSEPEKFQPERWLRGNTDNNQKALSNLIWGHGARMCIGRRFAEQEIHLALTKIIQNFRLEYHHDDLEPVLNTVMTPDRPAKISFVPREST; encoded by the exons ATGAGCGGCCTAACACATGGAAGATACATGCTGAGATTTCTGAAAGAATCCTCAGCTGCCAAGCGGGTCGTCTCCACGTCTGCACGTGCTGAACAGAGTGCCACAGTACTGAACGTCGATGGTTTAAGTTTGGAACAACAG TGCCCCTTACGTCGCACGATGGACTCCCTAGAGAGTTTGATGAAACCCCCTGAAACGAACGACGCAGTTCAACCACAAAGACAAGAATCTGAGCCACAACCCTTCGAGGCAATACCTGGACCGAAAGGCTTACCGTTCTTTGGAACGATCTTTGACTACTTCAAGAAAGATGGCCTCCGTTTTGATAAAATGTTTGAG GCCTACCGACAACGATCTCTCGAGTTTGGACCTATCTACAAGGAGAAATTCGGACCAATCACAAACGTGGTGATCAGTGACCCGGAAGTATACCAGAAGGTTATCAGGTCAGAGGGCAAGACGCCAATTCGTCGTGAGATGGAACCTATGGCCTTCTACAGAACAAAGAAAGGCATCGGCCTTGGCCTTGTTAACTC ACAAGGCGAAGAATGGCACAGATATCGGAAAGTGGTCAGCAAGAAGATGTTGAAATTGAAGGAGGTCACAGATTTCTGCAAGCCAATGAACGATGTCGGGGATGACTTCGTAGCAAGACTGAGGGAAGCTAGCGACACCACGTCCAAGGAGGTCCCAGAGCTTGAGAAGGAACTGTTCAAATGGGCAATGGAGT CTATCGGCACCTTCCTGTTTGAGGAGCGCATCGGATGCCTCAACGGTCAGCCCCATCCTGAAGCCAAGTCCTTCATCGACAACCTGCAGGGCTTGTTCAAGTTGATGCAGCCCCTGATGTACAATCTCCCCTTATACAAGGCCTTTCCTACAAAACTGTGGAAGCAGTACGAATCATACTCAGATAACGTCTTAGAATGCGGCAGATACTTTGTAGATAAG aaaatgaaagCTTTACAGAGCTCAATGGCTGAAGAGAACGGTCAAGAGAAGGGCGCCTTCCTCACCTACCTCCTTTCCCAGCAATCCTTGTCACCGGAAGAGGCCGCGGAAACAGCAGTTGACCTCATGATGGGTGCCGTGGAAACG ACGTCGAATGCTACAGTATGGTGCTTGTACAGCTTAGCAAAGAACCCTGAGGTGCAACAGAAGCTGTATTCAGAGATCAACAACGTGCTGCCACACAACGCTGAAATAACACCCAAGATGCTTACACAATTACCGTACGTCAAAGCCGTTCTCAAGGAGACGTTCAG ATTATATCCAATCACTTTTGCCACTAGCCGAATCTTGCCAGACAAAATGGAAGTCGGAGGTTTCGAGATTCCTGCTGGG ACACATGTGCAGGCCAATCTTTTCGGGATGTTTCGTAACCCAGAACTCTACTCCGAACCAGAGAAATTTCAACCGGAAAGATGGTTGCGTGGCAACACAGACAACAACCAGAAAGCTCTATCTAACTTAATTTGGGGCCATGGTGCTCGCATGTGCATAGGGCGTAGATTCGCCGAGCAGGAGATTCATCTAGCATTAACAAAG ATCATCCAGAACTTCAGGCTGGAGTATCACCACGATGATCTAGAACCTGTTCTCAACACTGTGATGACCCCAGACCGGCCCGCCAAGATCAGCTTTGTCCCCAGGGAATcaacatag